TTTTCCATTAGTGCCTGAAACTTAGCTTAGCAAATGTGTGTCAGAGGAATGTGCAATTGCCCTAAATTTACAACCACAGAATATTACGGCTGAAGGGGATTTCAAAATCTAGTCCAAGACTtgcctttacagatgagaaaacagaggcccatATGGACTGTTTGTTCCAGACCACACAGCTCCTTAGTGGCAGCCTGGTTGGGAACTCTGCTCTTTTGAATTCCAGTGTTCCCAATCCCTATTCCATGGTGCTTGGCTAAATTGGTTTCTACATGATACTTACAAATTGTTTCGATCACTGTACATATATTGTCAGTGTTCATACGTGTTCACGCTGGGGCACAAATATGATAAAGTGGGGGGACCTGCCCTTAAGGTGCTTAGGACCTAGTTTAAGAGATAAGGGACACAGTAACTTGCTCATTCATctgtccattcattcaacaagtatttattacatgcctaccatgtgccaagcactactCTAGACACTGGGGAtagagcaatgaacaaaacaagtCCTTGTTCTCATGGAATAGGGAAGGAGTGATGATAAACAAGTAGACAGATAGAAATGTGCGCAGTGGTAAtcagtgctatgaagaaaagtgaGGCAGCATAAGAGAATAGAGAAGAGTGAGGGCTGCTATTTGGATTGGGTGCTCCGGGACGCCCTCTCTGAAGAGATGGGGCAAGTCCTGTGCTTACCTGAAGGAAGAGTGTTTTAGACAAAAgcagcagcaagtgcaaaggtcctgaggcagaaatGTCTGGTGGGTTCAGGGAGCCTGGAGCAAAGTAACTGAGGAGAAGAATAGCAAGGGGTAAGGTTAGAAAGGAGAATGGGACCATACCACCTTGAAGGCCATTGTAAGGATTTGGGCTCTTACCCTGAGTGAATTGAAAGCCAATGGAGGATTTCAAGCAGAAGAATGACGTGATAAGATTTATGTGTTAAGAGGATCTCTTCTGTGTTGAGAATGGGCTGAAGGTGGACACGAGTGGAAGCAGAAAAGATGTGGAAGGAAGCAGAAAGAAGAGGtgtgagagatgatggtgtttGAACCAGTCTTGGTGAGGGAAGCAGAGTCAGATTCTGGATAGATTTTGAAGGAAGGAATGATAGGATTTGCTGATGGGTTGGATGTGGGGTATAACAGAAAATGAAGTGAAGGTCCAGGAGGGATTTCAGCAGGGCCTGTGCACCTGCACACTCAGGACCCAATTTCCTCACTGCCTATGCAGATGCCTGTTGGGGCTCCTGGCTTCTCAGGATGACGATGAGGGAGACTGAAGACAAGGAAGGTCCAAGGAGGCAGAAAGGCTCAAAAGCAGTGAAGTTTGTCAGGTGAGACAGCAAGAAGTTCCTCAAGAATCTAGACATCCAGATTTGATCATGTCAGTGAGCCACTCAAAGCTAATAAAAGTGACATGACAGGAAGGAGCTGGTCTGGGAGGCTACCTCTCCACCAGTTTGGTGTCATGTACGGGAAGCGGGAAGCGGGAGGCTGTGGTCATCGGGTTAAGCGGTGAACTAGTCTGGTGGAGATGAGTGTAGGATGAGGTAGGCTGACCGGTGGCCTTGTGAAGAACTACCAGTTTGGGAGCAAGATAAACGTGGGGCAAGGGAGAGTGGTGTTGGTGGATTTGGacccctgggatcccagcaaaCAGAGTGCTGGTGATGTGGCGGTCTAGGCCATGCTGTCTGTCATGGTGCTCAGGTAGAGTGAGGAGACCTGTTGGGGAGCAGCCTTCAGTTGGGGCGACAGTGCCCCAGGTACTGGGGGAAGAGGCACCAGGGCATGGTCTGCCCAGGGCACAGGAGGCTCGGCCACTCTTCCCTCTGATTTCCTCCCCTGCCAGGCCCCAGGGCCTCCAGCTCATCATTTCAGGTCTGTTCACTGAGACCTCCAGGCCAGAGTCCAACCCTAGGCTGCATCGGAGGCCTCTAGCCAAGGACTGTGGACACCGGCTTTCCCTTATGAAGGTGGCTACAGCGGCCATAGGCTCAGTGCCCCTCTTTTTGGCTGACCCCAACCCTCTCCCTAATCCTGGTTGCCTAGAGGGTACAGAGAGCCAGGTCCAGAACCCGAAGCTTCCTAGCCCAGACAGCTTGCTAGCCCGAACCTGTGgttggaggagagggaagagaccCAGAGATGCCAGCAGGAAGAGAACGCGAGTGCCCTGCCCTCAGGTTACATCCCCATCATCTCTCTGTGACCCTGCTGCCTTCTTCTCTCAACAAATCTGATGCTGATTCCTTttcaatagaattttattttcaaccCTTAGTGAAGacctaagaagaaaatataaagtgcTAGGTTTTAGGGTTGCGGGCAGAGGGAAAGGCCCCCTGAGTTCACGCCATCTGTACTTGCCCAGTTCAGTTCCTCAGAGACAAAAGAGGGTatacctcaaaattaaaaaaagaagaaaaaaaaagtcatccttgAGTTCCCCACCAACCAGGGTCTATGAGGAGTTCAAGGACTAAATCACCACAGACAACCAATGAGAATGATCACCGTGGGAGGCAGGTCGAGAGCGTGGAGGAAGAGGCTCTCTCAAAGCAGATAGGAGGaacagagagaggagaaggaggcCGGGTCCTCCAGGCTCTGCACCAGGGACAGGATGGCTGCCTGATCCTCTGGAGTCTTCTCCAGTAAATGTCGGGCAAAGGCCTGCTCCATCTGCAtgaagaggtggggagagggggttgTGAGCACGGCAGGCAGCGCCAGACACTACGCCCAGGGGCTCTTTCCCCCGGAGGCCCTCTTCCTCCTCAACACCCCACTCCCACGCAGGCAGGCTGTTCTTGCCCTATCCCGACTCACCTGCACTGTGATAAGACTCTGTGGGGTGTGGTTGGGGCCAGGGCTCTCCTCCCAGAAATTCAGTGTCACCTGGAACTCGGGTGCGGGGCCCAGGCCCTGGAAGTACCTGGCCAGGTCTGAGAGAAAAGGTCAAGAgttggaagaaagagaagacagagggtCTCAGGCAGGGAGGGATTGGGGAGGATCCCATAATGGAGAAAGAGGGGTGGCAGTGGGGCCACTCAGAGACCAAGGCCAGAGCAGGAGCCTCGGGGTGGTGAGGCTGTTGCCTGGTGCCAGGGGAAATGCTAGGAACTAAGCTGCTACTCGCCTGTGGACAAATAGGGAAAGGGGCCCCCTTTTAGAGGTAGCCAGTCGTCACACAACCTGAAACCTGGGGGAGCTGGGGGAGCTTAAGAGTCCTCTCGGCGGCAGCCCTGGCCGCTAACACAGTTGTGCCACACCTCTGTGGCCTGCTCACAGCCTCCCTGCACTAGGGCACCCCGTGGCCCTGGGTCCCCTATACTCCGGCCCCCACTCCCGAAGTCCAATTGAGAGTGGAATGGAGGCAGGAAGTGGGATTCCAAgtgtggatgggggaggggcaagctGAGGGGCGGCTGAGCGGTGGGCGAGGGCACGTGATGCATGCAGCTCCTGCGAATGTGTGAGTGGTCGCTGTGCAGGTGTGTCCGGTGGGGGGTGCCACGAGGCGCACCTTCCCATGATTACTGTACGCTCCCATGTGGTGGTGCTCCCGGGGCGTGACACCCTCGTGCTGGGCTTACCTGGTCCTCCTCTTCCGCGGCCTTGGCTGGGGAAGGGGGACTGCCAGGGCTGAGCACTGCACGAGTGCAGGGGCCGTGCCTGGGCTGTGACGGGGGACGTGCTGGAGGGAGCGCAGGGTGGTGGCCGGGCCCACGGAGGGGGAACAGCGGTGGGGGAAGGGGCTCAGGTGCTCGGCGGGAGCAGCCTCACCTCTGCAGAAATAGGCGGTTCTGAAGAGCTCCACGCACTCGTTGCTGGGCAGCAGGTGCGGGCCTGGACCAGGTGGAGCCTGGGGCGCGTTccaggagatggggatggggcaAAGGCGCTGCACAAAGAGGCCTCGGGAGTTGCTGGCCACCAGGACCCCTCTCTTGAGCTGGCTCAGCAAGCGCTGGGTGGGCTCTTGTGGGCCGGGTTTGGGAAATATCACCTGCTCCATGCCGCACTGGGAGACCGAGGGCTCAGCCACGAGGCGGCAGTCCAGGCTCTGCACCTGGGCCTCACCCACCACACGTCCATCGTAGATGAAGGTGAGCAGCAGAGAGTAGTCTGCAGACAAAGAAAGGCCAGCTGCACCGGCGCCCCTCCACAGGGGCCCACTGGCCAGCAAGAGGCTCTGGAGAAATGAAGAGGGGCTTCCTGCAAAGCCAGCATCCTCATTTTGCTGGCGAGGAacgtgaggctcagagagagaaacCAGGTGAGGGCTGGTGAGGACCAAGCAGGCCACAGGGTGGGGGCGGCAGCCGCACCTTCTAAGGATAGAGAAGGCGCCCTCCCTCCTCATCCTCACCGCCAACCCTCGGCAGCCCAGAGGGCTTCCCGTCATACTTCCCCATCACTCAGGGGAGGAACTAATACACAGATTCCCACTGAGGCCTTAACGGCCAGGGCCTTACAGTTTACAAGAGGGTCCCAGAGTTCAGTCCTCTACTTAACCCACAGAATCAATGTCTCAAAGTGGATTTCCAGGGAACACAGGGTGTAGGGGGTATTTTTGAGAAGTGAGCTGTTTGGAGTCGTGGCAGGTACACTGCCTAGAAGCCAGTGCCTCTGAGTAAGGTGGCCCCGGTTTGCTGCAAGCCCTGACAGATTAGATTAACACACGCATAGCCACGGGAGGACAAGGGAGGACGGGGGCAGGGGTGAGTCAGAAACGCCAAGTACCTGAACCTGGAGGGGGCAGAAGCTCGGGGGACACCAGATCTCCTTGGAGAGGGGCCTCAGCTGTGTCCCTACCTGGGTGGGAGGCAGAGGCACTGGTTATTCAGAGCGGACTGGGGAGTCCAAGGGCCAGAGGGTGTGGCACGGAGGATAACACGAGAGGCAGGGCACTCGGTACCTTCCTGAGGCTCAGGGCTGTTGCTGCTGCGGCTGCTTCCGGAGTCTGAATAGGTTACTCCCCCACTGGACTCCACCAGCTCCTACAGACACAGTTTCTATCGTTGGCCCATCTCTCCCCCAGTTACTGTTCTGCCCTCAGACCCACCCGGTTCCCTCCCCAGCTCTCACATTTTTGAGGGGGTCCTGGAGCAAGGAGGGGCTGAGTATGCAGTTCTTCGTGGTAACCTCATCCTCCTTCCTCTCAGAGGACACAGAACTGTGGTGTCGCTTTGATGGTGATTTCTGAGTCCCTGGCTGAGCTGTGGAACattgggagggagaggaaggtcaGAGCCttaagtgggcacagagggaaggggagagatagGAGGCAGTGAAAGGATGGGCAGGACTGGCAGGGAACCTGCTCCCCAAGGACAGGGCAGAACTCTGACCTAGGGGCCTGGAGGGAGGCCACCACCCTCCCAGGAGGCGCAGAGCTCCATCCTTCCTCCCGAGGCTGCTGATTCTAGGAGTGGCAGGGCAAAGGGACACCCACCGGGGAGGGTTCCGGGTGGCAGCAGCCGGTACACCTTGTAGGGCTCAGCCCCATCCCTGTGGCCATTCTCAGGAACCTCCTGGAACTCAGAACTCTTGTTCAGAGCACAGCGCAGACGAGTCTTCCAGATAGCAGGGCCTTCCGAGTCCCCCTCCTTATACTTTCCCTTAAATATCGCCCAGGCCTAGGACACAGCAGAAGTAAAGAAGAGGCAGATCCTTTACCGAGGCTGGCTTCACAGATGTGTGGCCCGAGTGCTCACACAGAAGGGCCTATGCTAGGTTTATGCTCAGCTATTGCCACCTTGCGATCCTTACTAAGGCTTGCATTTTCATCTTGCATGGGGCTCTGACGATTACGTAACGTAGCTGGTTCTACCCTGCAACTTCCCCTTTATCTGAAACCCAGGTGGATGCAACCACTTGAGGGTGACAGTGCCAGTGTAtagtccatccctccctccaagGGGCCGGTTTCCGGGCCTTTCACCTTGAAGAAGGCGGCATCCTGATCCTCCCGGAAGTCCTGCTTGCCTGCGTGCTTCCAGGGAATCCGGAACATGGTCTTGGCCGCATCTTCCCAGCACACTCCTGGGAACTGGCCGCTCTCCACTTGCTCCACCACCCAGTTCCGGAGCTTTCGGGTGCAACGTACCCTGCCTGATGCCATCCTGGGGATAAAAGCAGCAGGAAGAGTCAGGGGAACTGATACTTTGGGAAGAGTGAGATCCTGGCCCTTGGGGTTGGATTCCGGCAAGGGCCCCTAGAGATCTCATCCATCTTTTGCCTCTATAGACATAATCTCAAACTTCTGAGGCTGAAGTGTTTCATTGCTGCCGTCACTAGCGATGACCAAAACTACTTTCTTTTTAACATCCCGAGCTGTGACATCTAGAAGGCAACCTTAAGCATTGGTCTTAATTTGAAGGTTTTTCAGGAATCTATTGTTCCCCTGGTGTCCCGCTCCTGGTGAGAGGCCCTGTCTGGATCCCCAAGTATTTACAGACACAAGTGGCTGCTTGTGAGATGCCTCATCAACCCTCTTCACTCACCACCCCCACAACCTATCCTTCGATGCCCCCCAACCTTCCCCCCACCTCTGCTTGTCCCAGGGGTAGGTGGGGCAGGGAGCTGGTGACAGGGGCAGAGCTGTGGGCGGGCGGAAGTGGGCAGGACCAGGAGGCAAGAAAACAAGCAGGGGAGAGCAGCAGTCTTCTTCCCCAAACAACCCGGTAGCAGGTCCCCCTGTCCTTTACCTAGAGGGCTTGGGACACCGGCCCCCCCATCAGTCTTTCACTCACGCCAAATTCCAGCTCCCCGGCTCCTTCTGTCTTTTCCTCGGTCTAGCAGAGGGGTC
This sequence is a window from Mesoplodon densirostris isolate mMesDen1 chromosome 4, mMesDen1 primary haplotype, whole genome shotgun sequence. Protein-coding genes within it:
- the IRF9 gene encoding LOW QUALITY PROTEIN: interferon regulatory factor 9 (The sequence of the model RefSeq protein was modified relative to this genomic sequence to represent the inferred CDS: deleted 1 base in 1 codon), whose product is MASGRVRCTRKLRNWVVEQVESGQFPGVCWEDAAKTMFRIPWKHAGKQDFREDQDAAFFKAWAIFKGKYKEGDSEGPAIWKTRLRCALNKSSEFQEVPENGHRDGAEPYKVYRLLPPGTLPAQPGTQKSPSKRHHSSVSSERKEDEVTTKNCILSPSLLQDPLKNELVESSGGVTYSDSGSSRSSNSPEPQEGRDTAEAPLQGDLVSPELLPPPGSDYSLLLTFIYDGRVVGEAQVQSLDCRLVAEPSVSQCGMEQVIFPKPGPQEPTQRLLSQLKRGVLVASNSRGLFVQRLCPIPISWNAPQAPPGPGPHLLPSNECVELFRTAYFCRDLARYFQGLGPAPEFQVTLNFWEESPGPNHTPQSLITVQMEQAFARHLLEKTPEDQAAILSLVQSLEDPAPSPLSVPPICFERASSSTLSTCLPR